One window of Cervus elaphus chromosome 2, mCerEla1.1, whole genome shotgun sequence genomic DNA carries:
- the LOC122707556 gene encoding keratin, ultra high-sulfur matrix protein-like, with amino-acid sequence MGCSGCSGGCGSSCCVPVCRCVPACSCSSCGKGGCGSCGGSKGGCGSCGGSKGGCGSSCCVPVCSCSSCGKGGCGSCGGSKGGCGSCGGCGSSCCVPVCRCVPACSCSSCGKGGCGSCGGSKGGCGSCGGSKGGCGSSCCVPVCSCSSCGKGGCGSCGGSKGGCGSCGGCGSSCCVPVCCCVPACSCSGCGQGGYGSCGCSQSSCCVPACCSQSSCCKPCCSQSSCCKPCCSQSSCCRPCCSQSSCCVPVCCQCKI; translated from the coding sequence ATGGGCTGCTCTGGCTGTTCCGGAGGCTGCGGCTCCAGCTGCTGCGTGCCCGTCTGCCGCTGTGTGCCAGCCTGCTCCTGCTCCAGCTGTGGCAAAGGGGGCTGTGGCTCGTGTGGGGGCTCCAAGGGGGGCTGTGGCTCATGTGGGGGCTCCAAGGGGGGCTGTGGCTCCAGCTGCTGTGTGCCCGTCTGCTCCTGCTCCAGCTGCGGCAAAGGGGGCTGCGGCTCGTGTGGGGGCTCCAAGGGGGGCTGTGGCTCGTGTGGGGGCTGCGGCTCCAGCTGCTGTGTGCCCGTCTGCCGCTGTGTGCCAGCCTGCTCCTGCTCCAGCTGTGGCAAAGGGGGCTGTGGCTCGTGTGGGGGCTCCAAGGGGGGCTGTGGCTCATGTGGGGGCTCCAAGGGGGGCTGTGGCTCCAGCTGCTGTGTGCCCGTCTGCTCCTGCTCCAGCTGCGGCAAAGGGGGCTGCGGCTCGTGTGGGGGCTCCAAGGGGGGCTGTGGCTCGTGTGGGGGCTGCGGCTCCAGCTGCTGTGTGCCCGTCTGCTGCTGTGTGCCAGCCTGCTCCTGCTCCGGCTGTGGCCAAGGGGGCTATGGCTCGTGTGGCTGCTCCCAGTCCAGCTGCTGTGTCCCTGCTTGCTGCTCCCAGTCCAGCTGCTGCAAACCTTGTTGCTCCCAGTCCAGCTGCTGCAAACCTTGTTGCTCCCAGTCCAGCTGCTGCAGACCCTGCTGCTCCCAGTCCAGCTGCTGTGTCCCTGTTTGCTGTCAGTGCAAGATCTGA